A portion of the Clostridium gelidum genome contains these proteins:
- a CDS encoding DUF6398 domain-containing protein encodes MQELSNVIANKYEEIIDKIKSFSSEYLSDEYKNICIGAAETLFLNNEEQLKKGKSLSWAAGIVHAIGTINNLFDSKEEPYIKATDLYKAFGVSGSTGSTKSKEVQKLLDLSKENKQWILDNDKNIKNSINNRLEEKQEVTVTLDDISKSSEKIEKQQEEPFKFAVHKNFVAAERILDYAWKQKNYNNKAKYAKEALKIYEDCADAYIILSKNSSLNNLEKKALLEKAVKAAQNLLRIDNLETAEPQIFELKIAEPLFGAKYSLAVHLWENGEKEAAIENALEILKYNEQDNLMIRSLLANWLLTEQRYPELKDLLEKYEKDNSAAINYSRVAFLYKTNEIKAAENALRRAYKRNSFVIPYIVKQKTIPSSVPHLIKFGSEEEAIRYASLGLEVWNDPKMIQWVKEKKKDFDMITFN; translated from the coding sequence ATGCAAGAATTATCTAACGTAATAGCTAACAAATATGAGGAAATAATTGATAAGATAAAAAGTTTTTCAAGTGAATATCTTAGTGATGAATACAAGAATATTTGTATTGGAGCTGCAGAAACATTATTTTTAAACAATGAAGAACAATTAAAAAAGGGAAAAAGTCTTTCATGGGCAGCCGGAATAGTGCATGCTATAGGAACTATAAATAATTTATTTGATTCGAAAGAAGAGCCATATATTAAGGCTACTGATTTATATAAGGCATTTGGTGTTAGTGGTAGTACAGGCTCAACTAAATCAAAAGAAGTACAAAAATTATTAGATTTATCAAAAGAAAATAAACAATGGATACTTGATAATGATAAAAACATAAAAAATTCAATAAACAATAGATTAGAAGAGAAACAAGAAGTTACAGTCACATTGGATGATATATCAAAATCAAGTGAAAAGATTGAAAAACAACAAGAAGAACCTTTTAAATTTGCTGTTCATAAGAATTTTGTAGCAGCAGAAAGAATCTTAGATTATGCATGGAAGCAAAAGAATTATAACAATAAAGCAAAGTATGCAAAAGAGGCACTAAAAATATATGAAGATTGTGCAGATGCATATATTATTTTATCAAAGAATTCTAGTTTAAATAATCTTGAGAAGAAAGCTCTTTTAGAAAAAGCAGTTAAGGCAGCACAAAATCTATTAAGAATAGATAATTTAGAAACTGCAGAGCCGCAAATATTTGAACTAAAAATAGCTGAACCTCTTTTTGGTGCTAAATACAGTTTAGCTGTTCATTTGTGGGAAAATGGAGAAAAAGAAGCAGCAATAGAAAATGCTCTTGAAATTTTAAAATATAATGAGCAAGATAACTTAATGATTAGAAGTTTACTCGCAAATTGGCTATTAACTGAACAAAGATATCCAGAGTTAAAAGATTTATTAGAAAAATATGAAAAAGATAATTCAGCAGCTATAAATTATAGTAGAGTTGCATTTTTATATAAAACTAATGAAATTAAGGCAGCAGAAAATGCATTAAGACGAGCATATAAGAGAAACTCATTTGTAATACCATATATAGTAAAGCAAAAAACAATTCCAAGTTCTGTGCCACATTTGATTAAATTTGGAAGTGAAGAAGAAGCTATAAGATATGCTAGTTTGGGATTAGAGGTCTGGAATGACCCTAAGATGATTCAATGGGTTAAGGAAAAGAAAAAAGATTTTGATATGATAACTTTTAACTAA
- the purB gene encoding adenylosuccinate lyase — MRNLYSTPLNSRYASKEMSFIFSDDMKFTTWRKLWVALAEGEKELGLNITDEQIKELKEHITDINYEEAAKREKEVRHDVMSHVYAYGLQCPSAKGIIHLGATSCYVGDNTDVIIMRDALILVKNKIVTVLNHLKNFAIEYKDMPTLGFTHFQPAQLTTVGKRATLWMQDLVMDIENIDFVISKLKLLGVKGTTGTQASFMELFDGDESKVKTLDKIVAEKMGFDKSFGVTGQTYPRKLDSIVLNTLSEIAQSAYKFSNDLRLLQNMKEMEEPFEKNQIGSSAMAYKRNPMRSERISALARYVIVDALNPAITAGTQWFERTLDDSANKRLSVAEGFLALDGVLNLYINISENMVVYEKVIAAHVLNELPFMATENIMMEAVKRGKDRQELHESIRVHSMAAAQRVKGEGLDNDLIDRIINDESFGLTKEEILGVIDPTKFVGRSPSQVTEFIDEYVNPIINDNKDALKIKSEITV; from the coding sequence ATGAGAAATTTATACAGCACACCTTTAAATTCAAGATATGCATCTAAAGAAATGAGTTTCATTTTTTCAGATGATATGAAATTTACAACTTGGAGAAAATTATGGGTAGCTCTTGCAGAAGGTGAGAAAGAATTAGGATTAAATATAACAGATGAACAAATAAAAGAACTTAAAGAACATATAACCGATATAAATTATGAAGAAGCAGCAAAACGAGAAAAAGAAGTTAGACATGATGTAATGAGCCATGTATATGCATATGGTCTTCAATGCCCATCTGCTAAAGGTATTATTCATCTAGGTGCTACATCTTGTTATGTTGGAGATAATACAGATGTTATAATAATGAGAGATGCTTTAATTTTAGTGAAAAATAAAATAGTTACTGTTTTAAATCATTTGAAAAATTTTGCTATTGAGTATAAAGATATGCCAACACTAGGCTTTACACATTTTCAACCAGCTCAATTAACTACAGTAGGTAAAAGAGCTACATTATGGATGCAAGACTTAGTAATGGATATTGAAAATATAGATTTCGTAATATCAAAATTAAAACTTCTAGGTGTTAAAGGTACTACTGGCACTCAAGCTAGTTTTATGGAACTTTTTGATGGAGATGAAAGCAAAGTTAAAACGTTAGATAAAATAGTAGCAGAAAAAATGGGATTTGATAAAAGCTTTGGAGTTACAGGTCAAACTTATCCAAGAAAGCTTGATTCAATAGTTTTAAATACTTTATCAGAAATTGCTCAAAGTGCTTACAAATTCAGTAATGATTTAAGATTACTTCAAAATATGAAGGAAATGGAAGAACCATTTGAAAAAAATCAAATTGGATCATCAGCTATGGCATATAAGAGAAATCCTATGAGAAGTGAAAGAATAAGTGCATTGGCAAGATATGTAATAGTAGATGCATTAAATCCAGCAATTACTGCAGGAACTCAATGGTTTGAAAGAACTTTAGATGATTCAGCTAATAAGAGATTATCTGTTGCTGAAGGGTTTTTAGCATTAGATGGAGTATTAAATCTGTACATAAATATTTCTGAAAACATGGTAGTATATGAGAAAGTAATAGCAGCGCATGTATTAAATGAATTACCATTTATGGCTACTGAAAATATAATGATGGAAGCTGTAAAAAGAGGTAAAGATAGACAAGAGTTACATGAAAGTATTAGAGTTCACTCAATGGCAGCAGCTCAAAGAGTAAAGGGTGAAGGCCTAGATAATGATTTAATAGATAGAATCATAAATGATGAATCATTTGGCCTTACTAAGGAAGAAATCTTAGGTGTTATTGATCCTACTAAGTTTGTTGGTAGATCACCAAGCCAAGTTACAGAATTCATTGACGAATATGTAAATCCAATTATCAATGATAATAAGGATGCATTAAAAATTAAGAGTGAAATAACTGTTTAA
- the recA gene encoding recombinase RecA, translating to MGHIDAEKLKAIESAMSHIEKQFGKGSVMILGNNNIAKMEAISTGCLDLDIALGIGGVPKGRIIEIYGPESSGKTTIALHIAAEAQKKGGAVGYIDAEHALDPSYAQKLGVDVDSLIISQPDTGEQGLEIAEALVRSGAIDVLVIDSVAALVPKAEIEGEMGDSHMGLQARLMSQALRKLAGSINKTNCVAIFINQLREKIGVMFGSPETTTGGRALKFYASVRMDIRRIDSIKQGDAIVGNRTRIKITKNKVAPPFKQAEFDIMYNEGISRNGNIVDVGVKEEIVQKSGAWFSYGDIRLGQGRENSKIFFKENPEIALEVENKIREKYNLPLAELAKEDIVDKTKDDKTNEIKGTKNDIAKGDAKDTKK from the coding sequence ATGGGACATATAGATGCTGAAAAATTAAAAGCAATTGAAAGTGCAATGAGTCATATAGAAAAGCAATTTGGAAAAGGATCAGTAATGATACTTGGAAATAACAATATTGCTAAAATGGAGGCTATATCAACTGGATGTTTAGATTTAGATATAGCACTTGGAATTGGCGGAGTACCTAAGGGTAGGATTATAGAAATTTATGGACCAGAAAGTTCAGGAAAAACTACAATTGCCCTTCATATAGCTGCAGAAGCACAAAAAAAAGGCGGTGCTGTAGGATATATAGATGCAGAACATGCTTTAGATCCTAGTTATGCTCAAAAACTTGGTGTTGATGTAGATAGCTTAATAATATCTCAACCTGATACAGGAGAACAAGGCCTTGAAATTGCAGAAGCTTTAGTTCGTTCAGGAGCAATTGACGTTTTAGTAATAGACTCTGTTGCAGCTTTAGTACCTAAAGCTGAAATTGAAGGGGAAATGGGAGACTCACATATGGGTCTTCAAGCGAGACTTATGTCACAAGCCTTAAGAAAACTTGCAGGATCAATAAATAAAACAAATTGTGTTGCTATATTTATTAACCAATTAAGAGAAAAAATAGGGGTTATGTTTGGTTCGCCAGAAACAACGACTGGAGGAAGAGCATTAAAATTTTATGCATCAGTAAGAATGGATATTAGAAGAATAGATTCTATAAAACAAGGTGATGCCATCGTTGGTAATAGAACCAGAATTAAAATAACAAAAAACAAAGTAGCACCACCATTTAAACAAGCAGAATTTGATATTATGTATAATGAAGGGATTTCTAGAAACGGTAACATAGTGGATGTTGGAGTAAAAGAAGAAATAGTTCAAAAAAGTGGAGCTTGGTTTTCTTATGGAGATATAAGACTCGGACAAGGAAGAGAAAATTCTAAGATATTTTTCAAAGAAAATCCGGAAATAGCATTAGAAGTAGAAAATAAAATTAGAGAAAAATATAATCTTCCATTAGCAGAATTAGCTAAAGAAGATATAGTAGACAAAACTAAAGATGATAAGACTAATGAAATTAAAGGTACTAAAAATGATATAGCTAAAGGCGATGCTAAGGATACAAAAAAATAG
- a CDS encoding HPr family phosphocarrier protein, whose product MISKEVSVKNSSGLHARPATLLVKKASSFKSDVSIEYNGKKANVKSLIGVLSLAVTKDAVIKVVASGDDEALAVEEIVKLVQTLED is encoded by the coding sequence ATGATATCAAAAGAAGTTTCAGTAAAAAATTCATCTGGTCTTCACGCTAGACCAGCAACATTATTAGTTAAGAAAGCTTCATCATTTAAATCTGACGTTAGTATAGAATATAACGGAAAGAAAGCAAATGTAAAAAGCTTAATTGGAGTGTTATCTTTAGCAGTAACTAAAGATGCTGTAATCAAAGTTGTAGCTTCAGGAGATGACGAAGCTTTAGCAGTTGAAGAAATTGTAAAATTAGTTCAAACATTAGAAGACTAA
- the rny gene encoding ribonuclease Y, which translates to MGLTVMILIDVVVLLVLGIVVYKTIQGTSKTKVESLEKEAEEVLLRAKKDAETAKKESILEAKEELHKLRNDFDKESRERRSEIQRLERRVIQKEESLDKKSELLEKKDETINERMLEVDQVEAKVQKLYEERRAELERVSALSGEEAREILLDEIRKEITHDAALMIKDIESKAKEEADKRSREIITTAIQRCAADHVSETTVHVVALPNDEMKGRIIGREGRNIRTLETLTGVDLIIDDTPEAVILSSFDPIRREVARMALEKLIVDGRIHPARIEEMVEKATKDVENNIKEEGEQAALETSVHGLHPEIIRLLGRLKYRTSYGQNVLKHSIEVSYLAGLMASELGLDVTLAKRAGLLHDIGKAVDQEQEGPHALIGGDLAKKYHESPLVINAIAAHHSDVEMQSLEAVLVQAADAISAARPGARRETLEAYIKRLEKLEEIANSHEGVEKSYAIQAGREIRIIVKPDKIDDAGTIELAHNLAKSVEEELEYPGQIKINVIRETRSVDFAK; encoded by the coding sequence GTGGGACTAACGGTAATGATATTAATAGACGTAGTAGTTTTATTAGTATTAGGAATAGTGGTTTATAAAACGATTCAAGGTACATCAAAAACTAAAGTTGAATCGCTTGAAAAAGAAGCAGAAGAAGTTTTACTTAGAGCTAAAAAGGATGCAGAAACAGCTAAAAAGGAATCAATCCTTGAGGCAAAAGAAGAACTTCATAAATTAAGAAATGATTTTGATAAGGAATCTCGTGAAAGAAGAAGTGAGATTCAAAGGCTTGAAAGAAGAGTAATCCAAAAGGAAGAATCACTTGATAAGAAAAGTGAACTTCTTGAAAAGAAAGACGAAACAATCAATGAAAGAATGCTTGAAGTAGATCAAGTAGAAGCAAAGGTACAGAAACTTTATGAGGAAAGAAGAGCAGAGCTTGAAAGAGTATCAGCCCTTTCTGGTGAAGAAGCTCGTGAAATCCTTTTAGATGAAATTAGAAAAGAGATTACACATGATGCTGCTTTAATGATAAAAGATATTGAAAGTAAGGCAAAGGAAGAAGCAGACAAGAGATCAAGGGAAATAATCACAACTGCGATCCAAAGATGTGCTGCTGATCATGTGTCTGAAACAACTGTACACGTTGTTGCACTACCGAATGATGAGATGAAGGGTAGAATAATAGGCAGAGAAGGAAGAAACATTAGAACATTAGAAACTTTAACAGGGGTAGACTTAATTATAGATGATACTCCAGAAGCAGTTATTCTTTCTAGCTTCGATCCGATTAGAAGAGAAGTTGCAAGAATGGCACTAGAAAAGTTAATAGTGGATGGAAGAATACATCCAGCAAGAATCGAAGAGATGGTTGAAAAAGCAACTAAGGACGTAGAGAACAATATAAAAGAAGAAGGGGAACAAGCGGCCCTTGAAACTAGTGTACATGGACTACATCCAGAAATCATAAGACTTCTTGGTAGATTAAAGTATAGAACAAGTTATGGTCAAAATGTGTTAAAACATTCCATAGAGGTTTCATACTTAGCTGGTTTAATGGCTTCAGAGCTAGGTTTAGATGTTACTCTAGCTAAAAGAGCAGGATTGCTACATGATATTGGGAAAGCTGTCGATCAAGAACAAGAGGGGCCTCATGCTTTAATTGGTGGAGATCTAGCTAAAAAGTATCATGAATCACCATTAGTAATTAATGCAATAGCAGCGCATCATTCAGATGTAGAAATGCAATCTTTAGAAGCCGTACTAGTTCAAGCAGCGGATGCAATATCAGCAGCTAGACCAGGGGCTAGAAGAGAGACATTAGAAGCATATATTAAGAGATTGGAAAAGTTAGAGGAAATTGCAAATTCACATGAAGGTGTAGAGAAGTCATATGCCATTCAAGCTGGTAGAGAGATTAGAATTATTGTTAAACCAGATAAAATTGATGATGCTGGGACAATTGAATTAGCACATAATTTAGCTAAGAGTGTCGAGGAAGAACTTGAATATCCGGGACAAATTAAAATTAATGTGATAAGGGAAACTAGATCAGTAGATTTTGCTAAGTAA
- a CDS encoding bifunctional 3,4-dihydroxy-2-butanone-4-phosphate synthase/GTP cyclohydrolase II produces the protein MNFCSVEEAIKDIKEGKMVIIVDDEGRENEGDLVIPAELATGENINFMIKYARGLVCAPIEEEIAIRLGLNPMVEKNTDNHETAFTVAVDHIDTTTGISAFERAYTINKLVTSTDKLDFRRPGHVFPLIAKKNGVLERVGHTEASVDLAKLAGFKGAAAICEIVKDDGHMARREDLIEFSEVHDLKILSVEMLIEYRKKYDLSVSKEAEAKLPTKFGDFKVCGFKEKDSEKCHLALIKGDITTCEPVLVRVHSECLTGDALGSRKCDCGEQYAKAMEMIEKEDRGVLLYMRQEGRGIGLLNKLKAYALQDTGLDTVDANLALGFKDDMRDYKVSADMLKILGINRINLITNNPAKIQGLEKYNIEVAERVSIQMPLNKNDEFYLKTKKERMNHLLNI, from the coding sequence ATGAATTTTTGTAGTGTAGAAGAAGCAATAAAAGATATTAAAGAAGGAAAAATGGTAATAATTGTAGATGATGAGGGGAGAGAAAATGAAGGAGATTTAGTAATTCCAGCAGAACTAGCAACTGGCGAAAATATTAATTTTATGATTAAGTATGCAAGAGGACTTGTATGTGCACCAATAGAAGAGGAAATTGCAATAAGACTCGGATTAAATCCAATGGTTGAAAAAAATACAGATAATCATGAAACTGCATTTACTGTAGCTGTTGATCATATAGATACAACAACAGGTATATCAGCATTTGAAAGAGCTTATACAATAAATAAGCTTGTAACTTCAACAGATAAACTTGATTTTAGAAGACCAGGACATGTATTTCCTTTAATAGCTAAAAAAAATGGTGTATTAGAAAGAGTTGGTCATACTGAAGCTTCAGTGGATTTAGCAAAACTTGCAGGTTTTAAAGGTGCAGCTGCTATATGTGAAATAGTTAAAGATGATGGGCACATGGCAAGAAGAGAGGATTTAATTGAATTTTCTGAAGTACATGATTTGAAAATTTTATCTGTAGAGATGTTAATAGAATATAGAAAAAAATATGATTTAAGTGTATCTAAGGAAGCAGAAGCTAAATTACCAACAAAATTTGGAGATTTTAAGGTTTGTGGATTTAAAGAAAAAGACAGTGAAAAGTGTCATTTGGCATTAATAAAAGGAGATATTACAACCTGTGAACCAGTACTAGTAAGAGTTCATTCTGAATGTTTAACTGGAGATGCTTTAGGTTCTAGAAAATGTGATTGCGGTGAGCAATATGCAAAAGCTATGGAAATGATAGAAAAAGAAGATCGTGGAGTACTTTTATATATGAGGCAAGAAGGTCGTGGAATAGGTCTCTTAAATAAATTAAAAGCATATGCACTTCAAGATACGGGATTAGATACAGTTGATGCAAATTTAGCTTTAGGATTTAAAGATGATATGAGAGATTATAAAGTAAGTGCAGATATGCTTAAAATTTTGGGAATAAATAGAATTAATTTAATTACAAATAATCCAGCAAAAATACAAGGTCTTGAAAAATATAATATTGAAGTAGCTGAAAGAGTTTCAATACAAATGCCTTTAAACAAAAATGATGAATTTTACTTAAAAACTAAAAAAGAAAGAATGAATCATTTATTAAATATATAA
- a CDS encoding amidase domain-containing protein: MLSKSLYNLCALLSTPYDNLNSSSNNIYDLDNSLLQEIYLKKLFDFEWSKKLNSIFKNFQFDYNYNIIDQNFKFIKLKLNFKASFIIQNYPNNIPSACLHEYIVILEHLQGKYQIQFLLEKEEKPALYYYVLETDLSNIDNSIFYKSRISEENNISLIDSLYETFMTSNFFSNSNHAERKVSNFNIEEACNYAERFALNYNPNYKSFAGIGGDCTNFMSQILHAGGFKQTPTWKPYTHVWIRVQEFYAYLTTHKLGTNLPDDKSLDKGCLIQFYTPAIGRFFHNGFITYKLQNNDCLYCCHSYDKLNYPLSQIYPHRYPKIRALTFN; this comes from the coding sequence ATGTTATCAAAAAGTTTATATAATCTATGTGCTTTGCTTTCAACTCCTTACGATAATCTTAATTCAAGTTCTAATAATATTTATGATTTAGATAACTCTTTACTGCAAGAAATATATTTAAAGAAATTATTTGATTTTGAATGGAGTAAAAAACTGAATTCTATATTTAAAAATTTTCAGTTTGACTACAACTATAATATAATAGATCAAAACTTCAAATTTATCAAACTAAAGCTTAATTTTAAAGCCTCTTTCATTATACAGAATTATCCAAACAATATCCCCTCTGCTTGCCTTCATGAATATATTGTTATTTTAGAACATTTACAGGGTAAATATCAAATACAATTCTTACTAGAAAAAGAAGAAAAGCCCGCTTTGTATTACTATGTATTAGAAACAGATTTATCAAATATAGATAATTCTATTTTTTATAAAAGCAGAATTTCAGAAGAAAATAACATTTCTTTAATTGATTCATTATATGAAACCTTTATGACTTCTAATTTCTTTTCTAATAGCAATCATGCCGAAAGAAAAGTTTCTAATTTTAATATAGAAGAAGCTTGTAATTATGCTGAAAGATTCGCATTAAATTATAATCCTAACTACAAATCTTTTGCAGGCATTGGTGGAGATTGTACCAACTTTATGTCTCAAATTCTTCATGCTGGTGGCTTTAAACAAACTCCAACTTGGAAACCTTATACTCATGTTTGGATTAGAGTCCAAGAGTTTTACGCATACCTAACAACACATAAATTAGGCACTAATCTTCCTGATGATAAATCGTTAGATAAAGGTTGCTTAATTCAATTTTATACTCCTGCTATAGGTAGATTTTTTCATAATGGCTTTATTACTTACAAACTTCAAAATAATGATTGTCTTTATTGCTGTCATAGTTATGATAAGCTAAATTATCCACTTAGCCAGATTTATCCACATAGATATCCTAAAATTAGAGCATTAACATTTAACTAA
- the ribD gene encoding bifunctional diaminohydroxyphosphoribosylaminopyrimidine deaminase/5-amino-6-(5-phosphoribosylamino)uracil reductase RibD, whose amino-acid sequence MDEKYMEKALELAAMGIGKVNPNPLVGAVIVKNGQIIGEGYHECYGEAHAERNAVKNAVEPVEGSTIYVTLEPCAHYGKTPPCVDLIIEKKFKRVVIGMLDPNELVSGKSIEKLKEHGIEVEVGVKEEECKKLNEIFIKYITSKIPFVVLKSAISLDGKIATYSGESKWITSKESREDAQNLRNRLSSIMVGVNTVIADDPFLTCRVNNEKRLIRIVLDTNLRIPLDSKLVKNNDKLTIVATTLSSSEEKKQSLRDLGVKVIEVSKKNDRVNLKELVKSLGQEGVDSILIEGGGTLNFSALEEDIVDKAIFYIAPKILGGENSKSCIAGMGFSKLDDAVNLKNLSYRKIGEDLVVEGYIRHS is encoded by the coding sequence TTGGATGAAAAATATATGGAAAAAGCCCTGGAATTAGCTGCGATGGGAATTGGGAAAGTAAATCCTAATCCATTAGTAGGTGCTGTTATAGTAAAAAATGGTCAAATAATAGGAGAAGGATACCATGAATGTTATGGTGAAGCTCATGCGGAAAGAAATGCTGTGAAAAATGCAGTGGAACCAGTAGAAGGTAGTACTATTTATGTTACATTGGAACCTTGTGCCCATTATGGAAAAACACCTCCATGTGTAGATTTAATAATTGAAAAGAAATTCAAAAGAGTTGTAATAGGAATGTTAGACCCAAATGAACTAGTTTCCGGAAAAAGTATTGAAAAATTAAAAGAACATGGAATTGAAGTTGAGGTTGGGGTTAAAGAAGAAGAATGCAAAAAGTTAAATGAGATATTTATAAAATATATTACATCAAAAATTCCATTTGTAGTTTTAAAAAGTGCTATATCATTAGATGGAAAAATAGCAACCTATAGTGGAGAATCTAAATGGATTACTTCTAAAGAATCTAGAGAAGATGCACAAAATTTAAGGAATAGATTGAGTTCAATTATGGTAGGTGTTAACACAGTTATTGCTGATGATCCATTTCTTACATGCAGAGTTAATAATGAAAAGAGATTAATAAGAATTGTTTTAGATACTAATCTTAGGATTCCACTAGATTCAAAATTAGTTAAAAATAATGATAAACTCACTATTGTTGCAACTACATTAAGCTCAAGTGAAGAGAAGAAACAATCTTTAAGAGACTTAGGAGTTAAGGTTATAGAAGTTTCAAAAAAGAATGATAGAGTAAATTTAAAAGAACTTGTAAAAAGCCTAGGGCAAGAAGGTGTAGATTCTATACTTATTGAAGGTGGAGGAACATTAAATTTTTCTGCACTGGAAGAAGATATAGTAGATAAAGCAATTTTTTATATAGCTCCTAAAATATTAGGTGGAGAAAATAGTAAAAGCTGTATAGCTGGAATGGGTTTTTCTAAATTAGATGATGCAGTTAATTTAAAGAATTTGAGTTATAGAAAAATTGGTGAAGATTTAGTAGTTGAAGGATATATAAGGCATAGTTAA
- a CDS encoding DUF378 domain-containing protein has translation MCKLNIFDKLSFLLVFIGSVNWGIIGLFDLNLVTVISLNSSLIERIIYILILFAAVDLVIVLFRCNLIIDDN, from the coding sequence ATGTGTAAACTAAATATATTTGATAAACTTTCTTTTTTGTTAGTTTTTATAGGATCTGTAAATTGGGGAATAATAGGATTATTCGATTTAAATTTAGTCACCGTAATTTCTTTAAACAGCTCATTAATAGAAAGAATAATTTACATCCTTATATTATTTGCAGCTGTAGATTTAGTTATTGTATTATTCAGATGCAATTTAATTATTGATGATAATTAA
- a CDS encoding stage V sporulation protein S gives MDVLKVSTKSNPNSVAGALAAIIKENNIAEMQAVGAGAINQAVKAIAIARGFIAPSGKDIVCIPAFTDIIIDGEERTAIKLIVQPR, from the coding sequence ATGGATGTATTAAAAGTATCAACAAAATCAAATCCGAATTCTGTAGCAGGTGCACTTGCAGCTATAATAAAAGAAAATAACATTGCAGAAATGCAAGCCGTTGGAGCAGGTGCTATAAACCAAGCCGTTAAGGCTATTGCTATAGCAAGAGGATTTATTGCTCCAAGTGGAAAAGACATAGTGTGTATACCTGCATTTACAGATATAATAATAGATGGAGAAGAAAGAACAGCTATAAAATTAATAGTACAACCTAGATAA
- a CDS encoding riboflavin synthase: MFTGIIEEVGTLKELSIGNGFGVMEIKCSRVLEDAKIGDSIATNGVCLTIREKSSDSFKAEVMGETLAKSNLGSLKVGDKLNLERALRLSDRLGGHIVSGHIDGVGTIVSIKEERDGTWFTISAPKEVLKYIIYKGSIGIDGISLTVATVSEEVFKVSVIPHTLENTILIDKQINSKVNLECDLVGKYLEKFINIKNEEQEIKETSNITMDFLMKNGF, translated from the coding sequence ATGTTTACTGGAATTATTGAAGAAGTTGGAACCCTTAAAGAACTTAGTATAGGAAATGGTTTTGGAGTTATGGAAATCAAATGTAGCAGAGTTTTGGAAGACGCTAAAATAGGAGACAGTATAGCTACAAATGGAGTTTGTCTAACGATTAGAGAGAAAAGTTCAGATTCATTTAAAGCAGAGGTAATGGGAGAAACTTTAGCAAAAAGTAACTTAGGTAGTTTAAAAGTTGGTGATAAGTTAAACCTTGAAAGAGCATTAAGACTTAGTGATAGACTTGGTGGACATATTGTTAGCGGACATATAGATGGAGTTGGCACCATAGTTTCAATAAAAGAAGAAAGAGATGGAACTTGGTTTACAATTTCTGCACCTAAAGAGGTTTTAAAGTACATCATATATAAGGGCTCTATTGGAATAGATGGAATAAGCTTAACAGTTGCTACAGTTTCCGAGGAAGTATTTAAGGTTTCAGTTATACCGCATACTCTTGAAAATACGATTCTTATAGATAAACAAATTAATTCTAAAGTAAACTTAGAATGTGATTTAGTAGGTAAGTATTTAGAAAAATTTATTAATATAAAAAATGAAGAGCAAGAAATTAAAGAAACTAGTAATATTACAATGGATTTTTTAATGAAGAATGGATTTTAG